The Terriglobia bacterium DNA window TCGTCGTCGGCACCCGCGCCGGTCACGATGATGCGCAGGTCGGGGCGGATGGCTTTGAGGCTGGCCATCGTGTCGAACAGGTTATGCCCGGCACGGCTTCCCAGCAGGACCAGGTCGATGTTCTCGCGTCCGGTCAGCTCAGCGATGGAGGCCGACACCAGCTCGAATTCCGGCTCGGAATCGAACAGGGCGCGGAAGCCGACGAAGCGCAACGGATCACTTTCCACGACGGCGATGCGGATGGCGGGGTTCTTTGCAGTAGCCGGGTTCATAAGCACGTCCTGAGATTTGCGCGTACCATATCGTTCTTTCGACCCCGCGCCAAGTGGCCAATCGCGTTATTGTCTCTCGTCAGCGTAAGTGGGACAGTTTGAGACTCCGGTGCTCTCGGCACCAGGTTTGTCTAGTTACATACAGATTTGCTCTCGCAAGTTGACTCGAAGTGCTCGCAGGTTATCGAGAAAACGGGGACTTGTATTGCTGACACAAGCGCCAAGCCTTAAGCGAAGAAGCTGCTTCGATGGTCTTCCTTACAGACCGTGAGTGACCACCTACCTCGTAAGGTCACCGATTCACTATGGACCTGGACGTAAGCCTTGTGTGCGATCGACTACGCACCCGTTGCCAGGAAACCGCCAGTATTGGGCGGACCTCGGTTTCGTTACCAGATTCGCGCTGCCCGTTTTGATGCTGTTTCAGCGCTGCAGTGCCCGTCGGCGCTTGGCGGTGGGGTTGTGGGAACAGGCCCGTTGCTTTTGCGGGAGCTCAGTGCCTGGAAGAAACCGTCGCATCACAGGGATGCGAATGTCATCAGTTCACGCCTTGGTGGATCGTTCAGGAAGGCCATCTTGTGGCTCGAGTGAGGTGTTACTCGGCTGGCGGCGGTTGCGTTGATGCCGAGTTGTCCGGCACCACCGGGTGCTTGTAGCGGCACGATTTCCAAAGCACTGTAGCACCGCGAGTATGGGAATCGTTCCGACGTACGAGACCGCAGCTTTTGATGATGCCCAGATCCCGGGCTTCGACCATGATCGGGCCGATAGCGCGGAGGTCGTGGGTCTTCGTCCGGGGGTACCTAGCGAGCTTTTGCAGCACGGTCCCAGTGGTGAAATGTTTTTGGTGCCGAGCGAGTCTCTTGACTACGGCAAGTGCAAGTTTCTTCCAGCGAGGGTTAGCATTGGCGCTAACGCGGTTAAGGTGAGGGGAGGCAAGACTTGCTGTGGACATGTTAGATGGTCTCCTGTACGCAATCGAAGATTGCGGTGATCGAGGCAGCTTTTGGCCTCTCCCCCTTTCTAGTATAGGAATTCTCGACATCACAGGTGCCCGGCAGGTGAGATTCATACTGGCCACCCGTGAAACCCAACCCTCTTCGCAGTGTCCCGAAAGGTGCGGGTTCTTAGGCCCGAGTACCGCCACGCCGCCCGCTGTCATGATCGCCCGGTAACAGTTACTGGTGAGAAGAGGATTTGTCGCCAGTTATCGGCGAACATCGATTGCCGAATTATGCGACCTAGGGTTTCCTCAAGCGCAGCAGTTTCTCGCTGACATGCCCCGGCTGGTGTGTTAGAAGGGCACCGACCCCAAGAGCAATCTCGCGTGGCAAGGAGCTGTGTATGCGGAGAATCGCGTGCGGCGTCGCTTTGCTGTTCACATTCGTTGCATCAGTTTGTGCCCAGGACAAGCCTCGCGTGTTCATAACCGACAGCCAATCTTGGGAAATGTCCGGGCACGCCGGTGGATCTGGAGGTGCCTTCGGTGCTGAGACGCATGGCGGAGCCAGGCCACAAACAGCCGAGATCATCAAGACGTTTGGAGAGCGCTGCCCACAGGTCACGATTAACAACATCCAAGCGAAGGTGGATTACATCGTCCTCCTCGATCACGAAGGTGGCAAAGGGCTGCTGAGGCACAAGAACAAGGTCGCTGTCTTTGCAAAGCAAAGTGGCGACTCGGTCATGAGCAAATCGACAGTGTCCCTTGGCGGATCTGTCCAGGAAGCGTGCGGAGCAATTCAAAAGCACTGGAATGAAAACGGTGCCGCAATGCGGGCCGCTGCGGCTGCGGAGGTCGCGCCGCAGCCGAAACCAACTCCTTCCGTCGCGCCGGAACTCGCCAAGTCCGCTTCCCCAAAATTGTTTCTAGCATCGACGCCGGAAGGCGCCGATATCGAGATCGACGGAAACTTCATGGGTAGCACGCCTTCCGCGATTGAACTCGCTTCCGGTGACCACCTGATCTCCATCAAGAAATCTGGCTACAAAACGTGGGAACGGAAGTTGAAGCTAACGGGCGGCGAAATCAAGGTCAACGCCGAACTAGAAAAGAGCGCAGATACTCCCAAAGCCCCGTAGAACTGTTCCGTCGGGCGGGCGCGGGGCGTGCTCGAAAGGCGAATAAAAAGCGCACACTTGTGCTAAGGCGATTTCTCAACAACCATGGGGCGCGTTCGGCGACATGCCAGGACGCGGTCGTGGAACTTGGCGCCCGAGGCTGTGGGGCGTGGTTGCGTCGATCGGGATTTCGCGCTCGGCAGGCAGGTATTCAACGGTACGGTGGCGCTGAGAGATGTCTGGGCGATGGCTGAGAACGGCCGTAAGGCCCGCTAGCAAACGCTCTCGGGGAAAAAACTAGGCCCGAGCCTGAGACTCGGGCCTGTTCCCGCGGAACGAAATGATTAAGCTTTGCGGCGGATCTTGCGCGCGATCCCCAGCAGGCCGGTGCCCAGCAGAACCATCGAAGCCGGTTCCGGAACGCCAGGAGTCGGAGTCTCGGAGCCCAAGGTGATGTTGTCGAAGCCGATCTGGTTGGCCGTGCCAGTGAATATCACGGACTGCGCTGTGCCGGCAAAGGTCACACCCACCGGGAACCAGGGGCAGAACGCGCCGTAGGTGCATTCCGGGGCGCCGCCCGAGGGGGTCACCGGCAGGAACAGCGAGGCCAGCAGAGAGCCGGTGCCATCCGGGCCCGACCACACCTCCACGGTGCCCGCATTGTTGACCGCCGAGTAGAAGAACGAGAAACCGGTGGTAAAACCGGCTGCCACGTTCATGACGTCGCCCGGGCCGGTGAGGAAGAACGCGATGGTGGGCATCGTCGGAGAGCCGGAGAAGTTCCCATTGCCCCCGTTCGCGCCGGAGATGAGCGACAACGCGTCGGGACCAAAGGAGATCCCGAAGTTCGGGCCCGGCCCACTACCCAAATCACCCGTGCCACCGTTGTAAAAGTTGAGGATGTGCTCGCTATCCTTCAGCCCTTCGAAGGTCAGCGTGATGACATTGGCCGATGCCATCGCGCACAGAAGCAGAACAACAAGGGACGCTGTTAACAGTCGACGCATACACACTCCCCACGGTTCAAAGTTGAACACGATGTTGTGTGCACGCAAACGGCCAAAGTGCATCTCATTGAAAAACAATGACTTCCTACCGGTAGCTCGATTGAAAAGCTGCAACTTCTTGCACATTGGCAGAAGAGAATGTGCACTTCTTTTTCGGCGGCGGTTGGTCCGGACCAACCGAGGTGGCTTGCCCAGACGACCCGTGCTCGCCTGGCATGGTCCTAAGCTGCGTTCCACAAGAACATTCTGAAATCGTCCTCTAGGCCCGCCTGTCCGGACGATAACTGTTGATAACAGACCTTAGCACACGATTATTTACTTGACTCAAGATTCGCCTTCTGGTACATTCTCCTCATGGTTGGCTACCGTACTGGTTTCCGCCGTTCCTTTTCAGCGTTGAGCGTCGCGAGATGCTTCTTCGCGTGCTTCAGCACCTTGGGATGGAACACGTGCACCGCTAGTTCTTCGGTAGTCATCTTGCTCGGGTGTTTCTTCTTCTTCGCCATGAGGTAATCCTATGCAGCCGACCAATCTTGTATCCGTAGTGGAGCAATACGCAACTGACGACCGCTGCCGTGAGACGTTGACTCATCTGCGCTGGCCCAAGGGCGTTGAATGTCCACGCTGCCACAACAAGGGCATCTCTCGCGCTTATGACCGCAATGTGTTCGACTGCAATTCATGCCGCCACCAGTTCTCCGTGACGGCTGGCACGATGTTCCACGACTCGCACCTTCCGCTCACGAAATGGTTTCTGGTTACGTATCTGATGTGCGAATCGCGCAAGGGAATTAGCGCGAATCAGATCAAGAGAATGCTTGGTATTTCGTACAAGACTGCATGGTATCTCTGCCACAGAATCCGCGCAGCGATGGCTGCTGTGCCGCCCCAACCGCTGCTGCATGGCACCGTAGAAGTGGGTGAGACTTACGTTGGTGGCCGTGAGCGCGGCATGGGCAGCAAACGGAACAAGGAAATCGTAATCGGAATCCGTCAGCGCGGCGGAGAGTTGCGTTTCTTCCATGCCGAGGATGCCAAGAGCGGCACCCTGGCGAAGTACATCAGAGAGAACATCAGCACTGACGCGGTTGACGTGGTTATGACCGATGAGCTTCCCGCATATCCCAAGGCGATGATTGCCGCTGGAGTTCACGGCGATAAGCACAAGACGATCCGCCACAGAGACAGGGTGTACGTTCGCGGCGACATTCACACGAACACCGTGGAATCCGCGTTCTCGCTTCTCAAGCGCGGCATCATGGGAACGTGGCATCGTGTTAGCGCGAAGCATCTTGAAGCCTACCTAAACGAGATGTGCTTCCGGTTCAACAATCGCAAGAACCCGTTCCTGTTTCGTGACACTCTCAAGCGGATGCTCAATTCCGAGAACCTCGAATTCAAGGAACTCATTGCGGCTTAGAACCCCATTTTCTTTTCTAGCCCCGCAAATAGGCCGGTAGTCCACGCCACATATTCATCGGGGTCAAAATCATCAGTTTTGGTGCGAGTTATCTCGGCATTCATCGTCACCACGATTGTATAACTCTGAACCGTGGCGCCAGTCTGCGTCTGGAACTTCGCGGGCGGCATTCCGCGCCCAGATGCCCCGGATGGCTGGATTGACAGCTCCAAGGTGTAATGCGACGGGCTCTCCAGCCTCACGATGCAGGTAAACAACTTGCCCTCTTTGGGGTCCGCTCCTATTTCAAGCAAACTTATGGTCGTGCCCACAGGTACGGTAAAAGGAGTACGCTCGAACATCGATCTGGCACTCGGCGTCAAGAATTCATTGCCAGCCAACATCTCAAGCAACTTTCGAGGAGGATAGTTAGTGCTATCGGGAGGGGGGATTGCTTTCCTATTGAGCGGGGTAGCACCCTCTCCAAGCGTCACTTTCATGCCGCCGCTGCTGCCAAGATGTAGTAATTGAATCTGTTGCAAGACATAGAACTGTATCAGCCGCGTCACAAAATTGAAGCGTTCACCCTCTGTACCGATTTTTCGTGGCTCGTGAACGGGCCACTTCGCCTCAACAGCATTGTCTGGAACACCCGAAATGCCTATCAGGTCAAAATAAAAATCCCGATGGGGATCGTCAAAGTTCTCATCCTGTGGCACCGGCATTTTAGGCGCTGCGGTATTAATCGGAACTAGAGTAGTGAAGGTGTCGGTTTTCTTAATGGCACGAATAACATTCACTTCCACTTTGGCCCGAGTGGGGATGTTTTCCTGGCGCTCCTTCTCAACATCCTTTGACCGTGGAAGGTGCTTTGCTAATTCTTCTGCAATCTCTGAAGCCGTCGGTTGGTGTGGTTGTGTGGTGGTCGTGGCCGACTCTGCTGGGGCTTCTCTTGGTCTTGGCGCGGAGCCTTTCTTTATAAGTAATAGCCACAGAGCAAGACCAACTATGGCAGGTATCAAGACAAAGGCGGCTACAGACATCTTGAGGTTCCCCCTCGCCCACGTCCCTAGCGTGTCCCAATTGTGGAGAACGGCTAGCAACAGGCCGCCGAATACAAATGTGAAGACCGCAGCCTCAAAGCTAAAAATGTGTTCCAGAATGATAGCGAGGGCGGTCAAGACGACACCCTCGACAAGCCAGCGCACGAACTTCTCGGCGGCTGCCATTCCTCACTTATACTATACCTTGTGTGAAGGTAACAATCCTGCCTTAGCACGGTAATTATCCCTTGTGAACAAGTATAGAATAGAGAGGCCGTGACAGGGATGTGCGGTGACTCGGAAAAAGCGCAAGATATTGTGGTAGGCGAAACCTTTCGCCACAATTACGACCCCCATTTGCGCTTGTGTTCTCAGCGAGAATCGGTTATGTAGAAAGAGTGAAGCCCGCTCTGGTAAAGCGGGCTTCGGGACTTCGATCTTTTGACGGGTTGTGCGGTTTGGGAACCTACTCAGTCCCCATCCTAAGCACTTCTGAATTTCCCGTCAACTGAAAAGTCGAGGGAGATTCCTGTCTCCAATGGGAGGCGGGTCGTTTCTCCCGGCCTCGGTCTGATACACCGTGGCCGGGAGGTCACCATCAACCTTTCACTCTAGCCGGAAAGGAGGCACCGTAGGTGGCGAAAAAAGTTATATACCGCCGCTCGGATACCGGTCAAATTACGACCGAACGATATGCGGACAAACACCCAAAGACAACGGAACGCGAAGTAGTCTACGTTCCCAACAAAAACAAATAACCGTACCCTCCCCCGCCGCACAGAACATCGTGCGGCGGGATCTAAGTCAGGCAAAGGAACACTTATGAAGACATGCTGCTTTTGCCAGCGGCCAGCCGATTCCAAGGAACACATTTGGAGTAACTGGATTCTTAAGCTGCTGCCAGATGCCCAAGATGGCGTATTCACTAAGAGGTTTGCTGACGGAACCTCAAAGTCTTGGCACAAGAAGAAACCAGAATTGAAGGCCGGTGTCGTTTGCGAACGAGCCTGTAATAACGGATGGATGAGCACGCGGCTCGAACAGCCTATGAAGGCAGCTACCGAAGACATCATTCTGAATAACAAACAGAAGACATTTTTCCCGGAAGATTGCGCTGTAATTGCGGCGTGGGCATTCAAGACAACCGTGCTCGCCAATCATATTGAACTTAAGGGGGAACCATACTTTCCAGTAAATCAGCGTCATGCGTTTGCCCACCACCTAACGATTCCGCCAGGTACACAGGTATGGATTGGGCGACGTAATGCCGGCCACCTGACAGCAAATTGGCGGTCAATTCACCGCATACAGCAACCACCAACGCCGCTCAATCCCCACCTAGTTAAAGTCCCGGTGTCACCGTACCGCTTCGAGCATTACACGTGTACGTTTACCATCGGTTATCTTCTTTTGCAGGTCGTGACCGCACGCTGGACAGAACGGAAGGTCCGCGAGCGTCTCGACTTTCCGCCCATCCTTCAGGCGGAGGTCATCGACGACTACGCTATTCCGATATGGCCCAAGAGGGTCTCGTTTGGCTGGCCCCCTCCTGCCGCTGTCGGAAACGCGATGTTCGACCGCTTTTGGGATAGATTTGACACGATTAACCTTCCCGGTTGGATGCGGTGAGGTTTGACGTTGCAATTTTGCGCGTGGCACGGCATTATCCCTTCTAGAAGGAATGTGCCGAATCGCCCCGGTCAGTCCGCCAAGAGTGTCGAGGGGATCGGAAGGAACTAAATGTCTAGGCCCATGAGCAAAGCCAGCAGCGAGATTTCAAAGCCGATTACGAGGTCGGCATTTCACTCGCTGCTGCGGAAGGCAGCGTCACCCCAAAAGCCTGTGTCGCGTCTTCCGATGAAATCTGCCTCAAAAGAGAAGTAAACATCGGCTGATCGTTTTCCCGCCTGTTGTACCTGAAAGCGTATTCGTCCAAGTAGCTCTGCAAATACTTTTGGCTCACTTGATGATACACGCCTCCAATCCCTCTCTTTACGAGGCTCCAGAATCCTTCAATCGTATTCGTGTGCACGTTGCCGCGAACATACACGCCAGCGGAGTGTTTGATTCTCCGATGCTTGTACCCGCGCTCCGTGATGCTGCGGATGCCTTCGTATGCTGTCAATTCGTCAGTGAAAATCACGGACGCTGGCAGCACATACTTACGGATGTTCGCCAGTAGCGTATTGCCGCGAGTATCGGGCACCGCGAGAGCAACAATCTTCCCGCCGCGCTGGACAATTCCTTGTACTGGCGTTTTCTTCTTATCTCCGCGCATCGGGCGACCACGCCCATACTTGCGACTACCGCCCATGAAGGTTTCGTCGGATTCCACTGAGGAGCCCTCCAATCTGGTTCCAGGCTCACTCATTAGCTGGCGAATCTGTTTGAACATCCGCCATGCCGTTTTGTAGGTCACGCCGACTTCGCGCTGTACCTGTTTCGCGGAAATGCCGCAGCGAGTGGAGCTAATCAGGAACATGGCGTGGAACCAGAGCCGAAGCGGAGTAGTGCTTTTCTCGAAGATCGTATCGGCCAGCGGGTAGATGTGCTTGCCGCAGTAATCGCAAGCCACAGCAGTGCGGCCAGTAACGCGGTGATGTTTCCGCATCTTCCGCTTGCACTCATCGCTATCGCACCGCGCCATTCCCTTAGGCCAACGCTGCTCAAACACAAATTCAAAGCACGCATCGTCATCCGGGAATTCGCGGTCGAAATCAATCTTCGTGTATTTCCGTTCCGGCGGGATTGCTTGGTTGTATTTCTTCGGTTTCATGGCGCTACCTCAGCAAGAAATAGATCGCAAGACCAAGAGCCACGGCTATCAGAAGCCACCCAATGATTACCCGCGCCTTGTTCTCAGCCTTAAATAGCTCGTCCGACCACTTCATGCTCAAATCTTCGCATAAGGCTTACTTGTTGTCAAGGGATAATTACCCTTAGCACAAGTGTGCGCTTTTCCTTCGCCTCGTCGACCCCAAAGGTCGTGCCGAAAACCTTTGATTTGGACTCGGGAAGACTGTGGGGACTTTTGTGGGGACCCCGCGTACATTTCAGATCATCTAGCTACATCAGGGGAGAACTTGGCACAGGTCGCCAACTGACGGTGCAGAAAGGGGTTGCAGGGTTTTCTGCCGTCGATCCATACACTTCCAGAACTCTTCCGAAAAGGCTTGCTAAACCGTTGTACGGGCTAACACCTGTACCGGGGGTTCGAATCCCCCTCTCTCCGCCAGAGTTCTAGTCAGCATCCAATTCCAATGAGAGTGATGTCGGAGAAGGAAGGGCGGAGCCAGAGGTGTGGGCAACGCGGACAAAATAGGAAGGGCTGCGACATTGGTTATGCTCTAGCCGCCGACTCTTGCGAGAGAGCCAACAGCGTGGAGGCATGTACCATCGCAGCCCCTGATGTGATTGCCGCTTTCGCGGTCTCGAACCCCAGCGGCCCCTCGCGAGGACTGCCGGATTTTTCGGGTCCGATCACCGAACGGGTCGCCCCGCCCGGCGAATCACTCGGTTTACTTCGGACTGACCAAGTTTCCCTGACCAACCCTTTCAACCGTCGACGCACACGAATGTAGATGCTTTGCGAATGCGAGTCAATGCCCGATTGTGGTGCAATGAAGTGGAAAACGACTCTCTAAAGTGGAAAAGCCGGTGATTCTTGCACGCGAAGAACCGCGGCGAAGGCATGCACGCTGTCCAGTGCAATCCGCGACAATGCCCTCCCAATGCGGGTTTCAAGGGAAAATTGTTGGGTTCCACGGGCCGATTTCCACGTCCGGGTGGAAAACAGCGCGTGCGACCAAATCAACCGAGCGGGCGACTTGGAAGTGAGATACGCCCGCGCGCGATAGACTACTGTGAGATGGAGCGGGACTGCGGTGTCCGCGAGGTGAAGACGCGTTGAGCGAAAAGGGCGGCCAAGGCGTGAACTGGATGGACGTGGTCTGGCTGCTGTTCCTGGCCGGTCTCGCGGCCCTGCCGCCGGTGTCGGAGATCCACAAGCAGCTCACGCTGGTGGCCATCGGCGTAGTGCAGTTGGTGGAGAGCCGGGTGATCGTCCGGCTCCCGCGCAAGGGGCGCCACTACGTCGTACTCCTGAAAATTCTCCTGGCAACGCTGCTGATCGCCCACACCGGCGGGCCAGAGATCAACAGCAGCTACTACCCGATCTACTACCTGCCCATCGTCACCGCTGCCGTGTACTTCGGCCCCCGCTTAACGCTTTTCTGGACGTCTGTGGCATCCGCGATGTACTGCTCGTTCCTGTATCCGGCGCTCGAAGAATATGAGCTGACGCCGGACGGCATCGCGGAACTCGCCATCCGCATCCTGTTCTTCTTCCTGGCGGCGCTGGTCGTGAACCGCTTTGTCATGGAAAACCGCCGGCAGACGGAGCAGCTGGCGGAGACGAATCGCCGGCTCCAACTGGCCCAGGCCGAGGCACAGCGCGCGGAGCGGCTGGCCGCGCTGGGCCAGCTTTCCGCCGGGCTGGCCCACGAAATCCGCAACCCGCTGGGCGTCATCAAGGGATCGGCGGAGATGTTGAACCAGAAGCTGCAAAGCTCGAACCCGCTGGCCAGCGAGCTGGCGGGTTACATTTCCATCGAGGTGAACCGCCTGAGCGTGCTGGTGAGCCGGTTTCTGGATTTCGCGCGGCCGCTGCGCACCGAGACCCGGCCGCAGGCGATCCCGGAACTCCTCGATCGTGCGCTGAAGTCGGTGGCGGAGCAGTGGCGGGGCGGCGCAGTGAAAGTGGTGAGCGCCTACCAACACGACCTTCCTCTCGTACCCGTGGACGGAGACCTGTGTGAGCAGGCCTTCGTGAATCTCGTACAGAACTCCTACGAGGCGATGGGCAGCGAGGGTGGGACGCTGCGAGTGGAGGCATCGAGGGCGTTTTCGAATGGCCGCGGCGGAGTCGAGATCCGGCTCAAGGACACGGGCCCCGGAATCCCGCCGGAGCTCCGCGAACAGGTCTTCAATCCTTTCGTGACCACGAAGAAAACCGGGGTTGGGCTGGGGCTCTCGATCGTCTCCAATATCGTGGACGAGCACCGCGGTTCGCTTCGACTGGAGAGCGCAGCGGATGAAGGCGCTTGTTTCGTGGTCTTTCTTCCCATGGAAGAAGGAGCCGTGCAGCAGGAAGGAGCGCCGGCCTCGGGATGACCGCCAAAGCGAACATTTTGATCGTCGAGGACGAAGCGAAGATGCGGCGTCTGCTGGAGCTGAGCCTCGGGGAGGATGGGTTCGGGACGATGTCCGCTGCCGACGCCGAAGCTGGCTTGAAGCTGCTGAAGAGTGCGCCCGTGGACCTGGTGGTCACGGACGTCAAGCTGCCCGGCATGGACGGGATGGAATTCCTGCAGGCGGTCAAGCGCTTCAGTGCCGCCCTGCCAGTGGTGGTCATGACCGCGTTCGGCACGGTGGAAACGGCCGTGGAGGCGATGAAAGCCGGAGCCAGCAACTACCTGCTCAAGCCGTTCTCGCTCGACGAGATGCGCATGGTGGTGCGCAAAGAGCTGGACGTCCGCCGTCTGCGGGACGAGAACGTTTCGCTGCGGGAGGCGTTACACAAACGCTTCGAGCACCCCAACATCGTGGCGCGCAGCGCCAGGATGCAGGAGGTGCTGGCCACGGTCGAGCGTGTCGCGCCCACGAACTCCACCGTCCTGCTGGGAGGCGAGAGCGGTGTGGGCAAAGACCTGATCGCGCGCGCCATCCACGAGAAGTCGCGGCGCGCGTCGGGGCCGTTCGTCAAGATCAACAGCACCGCGATTCCGGAAAACCTGCTGGAGAGCGAGCTGTTCGGCTACGAAAAAGGAGCGTTCACCGGCGCGGTGGCCAGCAAGCCAGGCAAGTTCGAACTGGCGGACAAGGGGACGCTTTTCCTCGACGAGATCGGCGACGTGCCAGCCGCGACACAGGTGAAACTTTTGCGCGTGCTTCAGGAACGCGAGTTCGAGCGCCTGGGCGGAACGCGCACGCTGAAGGTGGACGTCAGGCTGGTGGCGGCGACCAATCGCGACCTGCGCGCGGCGCTCGAGCAAGGCACCTTCCGCGAAGATCTCTACTACCGCCTGAATGTCGTGCCCCTCGACATCCCGCCGCTGCGGGAGCACAAAGAAGATATCCCAGAGTTGGTGAACCTGTTCCTGGCGCGCGGGTCGGCGGAATCGGGGAAGGAGTTCACCGGCGTCAGCCCGGATGCGCTGAAGCTTCTTATGAGTCACCATTGGCCGGGGAATATCCGAGAGCTTCAGAACATCATGGAGCGCGCGTCGGCCCTGGCGAAGGGACCGGTGCTGGAAGCGTCCGATATCCAATTCGATGTCCAGCGCGGGAGGCCGGCGAATTCCGGAGCGGCAGTCCTGCCCGAGGGCATGACGCTCGAGCAGTGGGAAGACGAGATGATCCGCGAGGCACTGCGGCGGGCCAATGGCAACAAGAGCCAGGCAGCGCGGATGCTGGGTCTATCGCGCAACGCGCTGCGCTATCGCCTCTCGAAGATCGGGATCGAAGACGAGGAAAAAGAAAGTTAGGCCACGTGGCTGAAAACCACCGCCCCTGGTCGAGGCCAGCCACTAACAGATCCTGCCTGCACTTCATCGGCCGGGGGGCCACCGGCGCCGCAAAGCGGGACGTTACCCCCGGGCATGGTCTTCCGGCATTTTGAGAAGTGCACCAATCTGGTGCATCCTTCACTTCCTAGTCTGAACTGGAGGGCGCCAGCCGTGGCCTCGGTTCCTCAATCCGACCCGGCCAAAAAGACGTACGTGAAGCGCTTCCCCAAGCGCTCGGCGGACCTGCGGTTTGCCGTCCTGCGGGGCAATACCCGGGTGGCTCGAGGGCGCTGCACCAGCCTGAACGATACCGGGTTCGGCGCGGTGATCGCGGGCGCACTGCCGCTGGGGGAAACGCTCTCCATCGAGTTCATCCTGACCCCGACCAACACCCCGGTGCGCCTGATGGCCAGCGTGCGGCACCGCCAGGGCTTCCTGCACACCTTCGATTTCGTCGCACCCGGCGAAGCCCAGCGTCGCATGATCGCCGACTTCTGGTGTGAGCAGCTCGGCCAAAAGCTCTAGGCCCGACTCCACCAATCCGGAATCCCAGCACTAAGGTTGGCAGCGTCGCAGCACCTCGTCCGGCGAAAGCCCCAAAGCGCGAAGCGCGCGCAGGCTGAGCGGGTCGTGGCGCTTGGCCAGACGGACACCCCGCTCGTCCTTGACCAGGTCACAGTGGTAGTAGGCGGGAACGGTTAGCTCAAGCGCACGGGCAAGAAGGAGCTGGCGGGCCGTGGACTTCAGCAGGTCGGCGCCGCGAACCACTTCGGTGATGCGCATGGCGTCGTCGTCCGCCACGACCGCGAGCTGGTACGCGGGGACGTCGTCACGACGCCAGACCACGAAGTCTCCAAAATCCTTTCCGGCGACGAATCGCTGCGGGCCCTGGCGCAGGTCGGAGAACGAGACCGCTTCGCCGTCTGGGACCCGGAAGCGCCAGTTCACGCCCGTAGGCGAGGAGTGATTTTTCGCCTCGGGCGCGTGCTGGCGGCAGCGCCCCGGGTACAAAGGTTCGTCATCGTCGTGGTGCGGTGCGCTGGCGGCCTGGG harbors:
- a CDS encoding PEGA domain-containing protein: MRRIACGVALLFTFVASVCAQDKPRVFITDSQSWEMSGHAGGSGGAFGAETHGGARPQTAEIIKTFGERCPQVTINNIQAKVDYIVLLDHEGGKGLLRHKNKVAVFAKQSGDSVMSKSTVSLGGSVQEACGAIQKHWNENGAAMRAAAAAEVAPQPKPTPSVAPELAKSASPKLFLASTPEGADIEIDGNFMGSTPSAIELASGDHLISIKKSGYKTWERKLKLTGGEIKVNAELEKSADTPKAP
- a CDS encoding PEP-CTERM sorting domain-containing protein, whose product is MRRLLTASLVVLLLCAMASANVITLTFEGLKDSEHILNFYNGGTGDLGSGPGPNFGISFGPDALSLISGANGGNGNFSGSPTMPTIAFFLTGPGDVMNVAAGFTTGFSFFYSAVNNAGTVEVWSGPDGTGSLLASLFLPVTPSGGAPECTYGAFCPWFPVGVTFAGTAQSVIFTGTANQIGFDNITLGSETPTPGVPEPASMVLLGTGLLGIARKIRRKA
- a CDS encoding IS1595 family transposase produces the protein MQPTNLVSVVEQYATDDRCRETLTHLRWPKGVECPRCHNKGISRAYDRNVFDCNSCRHQFSVTAGTMFHDSHLPLTKWFLVTYLMCESRKGISANQIKRMLGISYKTAWYLCHRIRAAMAAVPPQPLLHGTVEVGETYVGGRERGMGSKRNKEIVIGIRQRGGELRFFHAEDAKSGTLAKYIRENISTDAVDVVMTDELPAYPKAMIAAGVHGDKHKTIRHRDRVYVRGDIHTNTVESAFSLLKRGIMGTWHRVSAKHLEAYLNEMCFRFNNRKNPFLFRDTLKRMLNSENLEFKELIAA
- a CDS encoding IS1595 family transposase, translated to MKPKKYNQAIPPERKYTKIDFDREFPDDDACFEFVFEQRWPKGMARCDSDECKRKMRKHHRVTGRTAVACDYCGKHIYPLADTIFEKSTTPLRLWFHAMFLISSTRCGISAKQVQREVGVTYKTAWRMFKQIRQLMSEPGTRLEGSSVESDETFMGGSRKYGRGRPMRGDKKKTPVQGIVQRGGKIVALAVPDTRGNTLLANIRKYVLPASVIFTDELTAYEGIRSITERGYKHRRIKHSAGVYVRGNVHTNTIEGFWSLVKRGIGGVYHQVSQKYLQSYLDEYAFRYNRRENDQPMFTSLLRQISSEDATQAFGVTLPSAAASEMPTS
- a CDS encoding sigma-54 dependent transcriptional regulator, translated to MTAKANILIVEDEAKMRRLLELSLGEDGFGTMSAADAEAGLKLLKSAPVDLVVTDVKLPGMDGMEFLQAVKRFSAALPVVVMTAFGTVETAVEAMKAGASNYLLKPFSLDEMRMVVRKELDVRRLRDENVSLREALHKRFEHPNIVARSARMQEVLATVERVAPTNSTVLLGGESGVGKDLIARAIHEKSRRASGPFVKINSTAIPENLLESELFGYEKGAFTGAVASKPGKFELADKGTLFLDEIGDVPAATQVKLLRVLQEREFERLGGTRTLKVDVRLVAATNRDLRAALEQGTFREDLYYRLNVVPLDIPPLREHKEDIPELVNLFLARGSAESGKEFTGVSPDALKLLMSHHWPGNIRELQNIMERASALAKGPVLEASDIQFDVQRGRPANSGAAVLPEGMTLEQWEDEMIREALRRANGNKSQAARMLGLSRNALRYRLSKIGIEDEEKES
- the gluQRS gene encoding tRNA glutamyl-Q(34) synthetase GluQRS, which gives rise to MPYRGRIAPSPTGLLHIGHACTFWTAFQRARQLHGTLVFRNEDLDPQRCKPEFVRAMVEDLRWLGIEWQEGPDAGGPFAPYVQSQRRDHHLAAWRRLRDHGFIYPCSCSRKDLAQAASAPHHDDDEPLYPGRCRQHAPEAKNHSSPTGVNWRFRVPDGEAVSFSDLRQGPQRFVAGKDFGDFVVWRRDDVPAYQLAVVADDDAMRITEVVRGADLLKSTARQLLLARALELTVPAYYHCDLVKDERGVRLAKRHDPLSLRALRALGLSPDEVLRRCQP